The following are encoded in a window of Deferrivibrio essentukiensis genomic DNA:
- the fsa gene encoding fructose-6-phosphate aldolase, protein MQIFLDTANIEEIKEISSLGILDGVTTNPSLIAKEKKDFKSTIKAICDIVKGPVSAEVIATDYEGMITEAEELVKISEYVVVKIPFTLDGLKATRYLSDKDIPVNMTLIFSPNQAVLACKAGARYISPFVGRLDDIGHDGMELAIQCQDIVDTYGYETEVIAASVRHPEHVLKIMENGIDIATLPHKVVMQMLKHPLTDIGIEKFLSDWKNANK, encoded by the coding sequence ATGCAAATTTTTTTAGATACTGCAAATATAGAAGAGATAAAAGAGATTAGCTCTCTTGGAATATTAGATGGTGTTACAACCAACCCAAGTCTGATAGCCAAAGAGAAAAAAGATTTCAAATCTACAATAAAGGCCATTTGTGATATAGTCAAAGGTCCTGTCAGTGCTGAAGTTATTGCAACAGATTATGAAGGGATGATAACTGAAGCTGAAGAGCTTGTAAAGATAAGTGAATATGTTGTTGTAAAAATCCCTTTCACTTTGGACGGGCTTAAGGCTACAAGATATTTATCTGACAAAGATATCCCCGTGAATATGACCCTTATTTTTTCTCCGAATCAAGCCGTCCTTGCCTGTAAGGCTGGAGCAAGATATATCAGTCCATTTGTTGGAAGACTTGATGACATAGGGCATGACGGGATGGAGCTTGCTATCCAGTGCCAGGATATTGTTGATACATACGGATATGAAACAGAAGTAATTGCAGCAAGCGTCAGACATCCGGAACACGTATTAAAAATTATGGAAAACGGCATTGATATAGCGACACTTCCACACAAAGTTGTAATGCAAATGCTGAAACACCCGCTTACTGATATTGGGATTGAGAAATTCCTTTCCGATTGGAAAAATGCAAATAAATAA
- a CDS encoding alkaline phosphatase family protein, which translates to MKIIYSIIVLIFSFNLSAISGQFDKIVIISIDALHPDAVTEVNCPNIFKYIKNGLYIPDGKSTIPPKTLIAHTSMITGLTPQQNGKTDNVWKKGDKKIEKPTLFLTAKKSGYGTAFIYSKPKLGFLADSYVDYEKYSRDNAIEETVKFLNPNEKQFIFLHVSGLDFVGPESGWMSKEYMEEFNFIDEMLGYLFKKLENSKPYLLVITSDHAGHDKIHGSNHKEDFKRPVIIYSSEEKITKVSVDARPIENLKKIVEGLYLK; encoded by the coding sequence TATTCAATAATTGTACTAATTTTTTCTTTTAATTTATCGGCAATTAGCGGACAGTTTGACAAGATTGTAATAATATCTATAGATGCTTTGCACCCTGATGCTGTTACGGAAGTTAATTGTCCAAATATTTTTAAATATATAAAAAATGGTTTGTACATACCTGACGGCAAAAGTACAATTCCGCCAAAAACATTGATTGCACATACATCTATGATTACAGGGCTTACTCCTCAGCAAAACGGGAAAACTGATAATGTGTGGAAGAAGGGGGATAAAAAGATTGAAAAGCCAACACTTTTTTTGACAGCAAAGAAATCAGGTTACGGGACGGCTTTTATTTACAGCAAGCCAAAGCTTGGTTTTCTTGCAGACAGTTATGTGGATTATGAAAAATATTCAAGAGATAACGCTATTGAGGAAACAGTAAAATTTTTAAATCCAAATGAAAAACAATTTATTTTTTTACACGTAAGCGGTCTTGATTTTGTAGGGCCTGAGAGCGGGTGGATGTCAAAAGAGTATATGGAAGAGTTTAACTTTATTGATGAAATGCTTGGATATCTATTTAAAAAACTTGAAAATAGTAAGCCTTATCTTCTTGTTATTACATCTGACCATGCGGGGCATGATAAAATTCATGGTTCAAATCACAAGGAAGATTTTAAAAGACCTGTTATTATCTATTCAAGTGAAGAAAAGATTACAAAAGTTAGTGTAGATGCAAGGCCGATAGAGAATTTAAAAAAGATTGTAGAAGGTTTATATTTGAAATAA